A part of Myxococcus landrumus genomic DNA contains:
- the tssB gene encoding type VI secretion system contractile sheath small subunit, with translation MSIQEQLPKSRITLTYRTTINGEQETVNLPLRLLMLGDFSLGSSEDRKSDLDARKLRSVNGKNLDELMRDMKMSLRFQVPNRINPDVEADLDVELPVDRMKSFHPDEIVNHVPKLKALRLLKKLLMEMQSSIDNQKALRNLVYELFSNKDALKAVLAELKEYESLRLPAKPAMSANATPAANGATAPATVTEPATVKA, from the coding sequence ATGTCAATTCAGGAACAGTTGCCAAAGTCTCGCATCACGCTCACGTACCGGACCACCATCAACGGTGAGCAGGAGACGGTGAACCTGCCGCTCCGGCTGCTGATGCTGGGGGACTTCTCGCTGGGCTCTTCCGAGGACCGCAAGTCGGACCTCGACGCGCGCAAGCTGCGCTCCGTCAACGGCAAGAACCTCGACGAGCTGATGCGCGACATGAAGATGTCGCTGCGCTTCCAGGTGCCCAATCGCATCAACCCGGACGTGGAGGCCGACCTGGACGTCGAGCTGCCCGTCGACCGGATGAAGTCCTTCCACCCGGACGAAATCGTCAACCACGTCCCCAAGCTCAAGGCGCTCCGGCTGCTCAAGAAGCTCCTGATGGAGATGCAGTCCAGCATCGACAACCAGAAGGCCCTGCGCAACCTGGTCTACGAGCTGTTCTCCAACAAGGACGCGCTCAAGGCCGTGCTCGCGGAGCTCAAGGAGTACGAGTCGCTGCGCCTGCCCGCCAAGCCCGCGATGTCCGCCAACGCCACGCCCGCGGCGAACGGCGCCACCGCGCCCGCCACCGTCACCGAGCCCGCCACCGTGAAGGCGTGA
- a CDS encoding NAD(P) transhydrogenase subunit alpha, with product MSLTLIFGLYVFFLAAFTGYQVISKVPHLLHTPLMAFTNAISGISLVGSLLAAGGHYGTLSTALGAVAVLAASINVIGGFLITDRMLRMFKKKGGTR from the coding sequence ATGTCTTTGACGCTCATCTTCGGCCTGTACGTCTTCTTCCTGGCGGCCTTCACCGGCTACCAGGTCATCTCCAAGGTGCCGCACCTGTTGCATACGCCGCTGATGGCTTTCACCAACGCCATCTCTGGAATCTCGCTGGTGGGCTCGCTGCTCGCTGCGGGCGGACACTATGGGACGTTGTCGACGGCGCTGGGCGCGGTGGCGGTGCTCGCCGCGAGCATCAACGTCATCGGCGGCTTCCTCATCACCGACCGCATGCTGCGCATGTTCAAGAAGAAGGGAGGCACGCGATGA
- the tssC gene encoding type VI secretion system contractile sheath large subunit: protein MAETSYLPGLFKSVRLERPSDAKPMISEKFVPALDEKEVTIEARFMSALAALVQNVPPAETDAGDAVRFDKGKVLDVISRIDSMIDDQMNEILHHDKFQQMESAWRGLEDLVSHTNFKANIAIDLLDAGRDELGQDFENNSADVFAGSLFNKVYIQEYDQYGGRPFGAMIGLYEFSSTPGDIKWLQSMGKVANAAHCPFVAAVSPKFFGCDKVEEMEAIKDLEGALAHPRYGKWNALRDSEEAAYLGLTFPRYVLRLPWHPDKNPCDDLHFTEDASGDSNKYLWGNSSILFARNMVKAFEISGWCQSIRGPKGGGLITGLPVDTFFLRGQEEIKPPVEIAIPDYREYEFARCGFMPLVYRKGSSEATFFSTQSAKVSKRFKDPKDSENSQLVTNMAYTFSITRLAHYIKCIMRDNIGTTADAPYIQNQLDAWLSGYVTTVASPDDLTVRRFPFKATNVEVIQRTGEIGWYDCRVAVLPHIQFEGLNVELMLESRLG from the coding sequence ATGGCTGAAACCTCTTATCTGCCTGGGTTGTTCAAGAGCGTCCGGCTGGAGCGTCCTTCGGACGCCAAGCCGATGATCTCCGAGAAGTTCGTCCCCGCCCTCGACGAGAAGGAAGTCACCATCGAGGCGCGCTTCATGTCGGCGCTGGCCGCGCTCGTGCAGAACGTCCCCCCCGCGGAGACGGATGCCGGCGACGCGGTGCGCTTCGACAAGGGCAAGGTGCTGGACGTCATCAGCCGCATCGACTCGATGATTGACGACCAGATGAACGAAATCCTCCACCACGACAAGTTCCAGCAGATGGAGTCGGCGTGGCGCGGTCTGGAGGACCTGGTCTCCCACACCAACTTCAAGGCCAACATCGCCATCGACCTGCTGGACGCGGGCCGGGACGAGCTGGGCCAGGACTTCGAGAACAACTCCGCGGACGTCTTCGCGGGCTCCTTGTTCAACAAGGTCTACATCCAGGAGTACGACCAGTACGGCGGCCGTCCCTTCGGCGCCATGATTGGCCTCTACGAGTTCTCCTCCACGCCGGGCGACATCAAGTGGCTGCAGTCGATGGGCAAGGTGGCCAACGCCGCGCACTGCCCGTTCGTCGCCGCCGTCAGCCCCAAGTTCTTCGGCTGCGACAAGGTCGAGGAGATGGAGGCCATCAAGGACCTGGAGGGTGCGCTCGCCCACCCGCGCTACGGCAAGTGGAACGCCCTGCGCGACAGCGAGGAGGCCGCGTATCTGGGCCTGACGTTCCCCCGCTACGTGCTGCGCCTGCCCTGGCATCCGGACAAGAACCCGTGTGACGACCTGCACTTCACCGAGGACGCGTCGGGCGACTCCAACAAGTACCTGTGGGGCAACTCGTCCATCCTCTTCGCCCGCAACATGGTGAAGGCGTTCGAGATCTCCGGCTGGTGCCAGTCCATCCGCGGCCCCAAGGGCGGCGGACTCATCACCGGCCTGCCCGTGGACACGTTCTTCCTGCGCGGCCAGGAGGAGATCAAGCCGCCGGTGGAGATCGCCATCCCGGACTATCGCGAGTACGAGTTCGCGCGCTGCGGCTTCATGCCGCTCGTGTACCGCAAGGGCTCCAGCGAGGCGACGTTCTTCAGCACCCAGTCCGCCAAGGTCTCCAAGCGCTTCAAGGACCCGAAGGACTCGGAGAACTCGCAGCTGGTCACCAACATGGCCTACACGTTCTCCATCACCCGCCTGGCGCACTACATCAAGTGCATCATGCGCGACAACATCGGCACCACCGCCGACGCGCCGTACATCCAGAACCAGCTGGACGCGTGGCTGTCCGGCTACGTCACCACCGTGGCCAGCCCGGATGACCTGACGGTGCGCCGCTTCCCGTTCAAGGCCACCAACGTGGAGGTCATCCAGCGCACGGGCGAAATCGGCTGGTACGACTGCCGCGTCGCCGTGCTGCCGCACATCCAGTTCGAAGGCCTCAACGTGGAGCTCATGCTCGAGTCGCGGCTCGGCTAG
- a CDS encoding Re/Si-specific NAD(P)(+) transhydrogenase subunit alpha, with product MLACMIIAIPRETVPGERRVALVAESVKRLVGKKHEVVVESGAGQGAECSDEEFRAVGARIESSPEAVYASADVLLKIQPPDAAEVERLKADSVLVSLAYPMSNPKLAKEVARRKVTLLATDMIPRTTLAQMMDVLSSQATIAGYRAVLLAAEALPRLFPMLMTAAGTIPPAKVLVLGAGVAGLQAIATARRLGAVVEAYDVRKVVKEQVESLGARFVNIDIEDAAGAGGYAKELSDEARRKQAEVLATHVAKSDAVITTALVPGRRAPVLLPADMVRRMKSGSVVVDIAAEQGGNCELTKPGERYRTETGVTVIGERNLPSQLAVHASAMYSRNMEKLLGHVTDKDGVLKLDVSDEIVKGMLITRGGEVVHPAVADVAMREG from the coding sequence ATGCTGGCATGCATGATCATCGCCATCCCCCGTGAAACAGTGCCGGGCGAACGGCGGGTCGCGCTCGTGGCGGAGAGCGTGAAACGCCTCGTCGGCAAGAAGCACGAAGTGGTGGTTGAGAGTGGTGCGGGCCAGGGCGCGGAGTGCTCCGATGAGGAGTTCCGTGCCGTGGGTGCGCGCATCGAATCGAGCCCGGAGGCTGTCTATGCCTCGGCCGATGTGCTGCTCAAAATCCAGCCGCCGGACGCGGCGGAGGTGGAGCGACTCAAGGCGGACTCGGTGTTGGTGAGCCTGGCCTATCCCATGTCGAACCCGAAGCTCGCGAAGGAGGTGGCGCGGCGCAAGGTGACGCTCCTGGCCACGGACATGATTCCGCGCACGACGTTGGCGCAGATGATGGACGTGCTCAGCTCCCAGGCCACCATCGCGGGCTATCGCGCGGTGCTGCTGGCGGCGGAGGCGCTGCCCCGGTTGTTCCCCATGCTGATGACGGCGGCCGGCACCATTCCCCCCGCGAAGGTGCTGGTGCTGGGCGCGGGTGTCGCGGGCTTGCAGGCCATCGCCACGGCGCGCCGGCTGGGTGCGGTGGTGGAGGCATACGACGTCCGCAAGGTGGTGAAGGAGCAGGTGGAGAGCCTGGGCGCGCGCTTCGTCAACATCGACATCGAGGACGCCGCGGGCGCTGGAGGCTACGCGAAGGAGCTGAGCGATGAGGCCAGGCGCAAGCAGGCCGAGGTGCTCGCGACACACGTGGCGAAGTCAGACGCGGTCATCACCACGGCGCTGGTGCCGGGACGGCGCGCGCCGGTGCTGCTGCCCGCGGACATGGTGCGGCGGATGAAGAGTGGCTCGGTGGTGGTGGACATCGCCGCCGAGCAGGGCGGCAACTGCGAGCTGACGAAGCCCGGGGAGCGCTACCGCACGGAGACGGGCGTCACCGTCATCGGAGAGCGCAACCTGCCCAGTCAGCTCGCGGTGCATGCCAGCGCGATGTACTCGCGCAACATGGAGAAGCTGCTCGGACACGTCACCGACAAGGACGGCGTGCTCAAGCTGGATGTCTCGGATGAAATCGTGAAGGGCATGCTCATCACCCGTGGCGGGGAGGTTGTCCACCCGGCCGTGGCGGATGTGGCCATGAGGGAGGGGTGA
- a CDS encoding DUF4280 domain-containing protein, which produces MGAQVVMGAVLQCSFGVAPSSLVVPPTSKVMGPVPAANILDNKPIANIPPFGMCQSLANPTVAAATAAALGVLTPMPCVPATAAPWVPGCPKVMVGNMPALDSNSKLMCSYGGVIQVVSPGQVKIING; this is translated from the coding sequence ATGGGAGCCCAGGTCGTCATGGGGGCGGTGCTGCAGTGCAGCTTCGGCGTCGCGCCCTCATCGCTGGTGGTGCCACCGACCAGCAAGGTCATGGGGCCGGTGCCGGCCGCGAACATCCTCGACAACAAGCCCATCGCGAACATCCCGCCGTTCGGGATGTGCCAGTCGCTCGCCAACCCCACCGTGGCCGCCGCCACCGCCGCGGCCCTGGGCGTCCTCACGCCCATGCCCTGCGTCCCCGCCACCGCGGCGCCGTGGGTGCCCGGCTGTCCCAAGGTGATGGTGGGCAACATGCCCGCGCTCGACAGCAACTCCAAGCTGATGTGCTCGTACGGCGGCGTCATCCAGGTGGTCTCCCCCGGCCAGGTGAAAATCATCAATGGCTGA
- a CDS encoding NAD(P)(+) transhydrogenase (Re/Si-specific) subunit beta, with the protein MSAAEPQVAQAVVGALSTAETFVQLLYLAASILFVLGLKDLGDAQTARRGVLLAEIGMVAAVAGTLLFGVDKGIIVRWEWIVVALLIGTGVGTAMGLWIPMTKMPERIALSHAFGGLAVALVGVVEYLNHGGPQMGTLHITATGLEVALGALTFTGSLMAFGKLQGFITGRPVTYPLQNLSNLAMIVGTLGLIGLLVYSPGASWAFYAVATLGVLLGVLLVLPIGGADMPVVICLLNSYAGLAASATGFALDNNVLIICGALDGFSGFLLGMMMSKAMNRSFSNVLFGAFGAVPEGKAVMEGAAPSGPAPNVGSVEEAAEVLRAARSVIVVPGYGMAVSQAQHAVRDLANVLQANGCDVRYAIHPVAGRMPGHMNVLLAEANVPYDHLFDLDVINDDFTATDVALVVGANDVVNPAARSNQSSPIYGMPILSADMAKTCVVLKRSLNAGFAGIENELFVRSNTMMVLGDAKKTLMQFTSALKE; encoded by the coding sequence ATGAGCGCCGCCGAGCCGCAGGTCGCGCAGGCCGTCGTCGGGGCGCTCTCCACGGCGGAGACCTTCGTCCAGCTCCTCTACCTCGCCGCCTCCATCCTCTTCGTCCTGGGCTTGAAGGACCTGGGTGACGCGCAGACGGCGCGCCGGGGTGTGCTGCTGGCGGAGATAGGCATGGTGGCCGCCGTCGCCGGCACGCTGCTGTTCGGCGTGGACAAGGGCATCATCGTGCGCTGGGAGTGGATTGTCGTGGCGCTCCTCATCGGCACGGGCGTGGGCACGGCCATGGGCCTGTGGATTCCCATGACGAAGATGCCGGAGCGCATCGCGCTGTCGCATGCCTTTGGTGGACTCGCTGTCGCGCTGGTTGGCGTGGTCGAGTACCTGAACCACGGCGGACCCCAGATGGGGACGCTGCACATCACCGCCACGGGCCTGGAGGTGGCGCTGGGCGCGCTGACCTTCACTGGCAGCTTGATGGCGTTCGGAAAGCTGCAGGGCTTCATCACCGGACGGCCCGTCACCTATCCGCTGCAGAACCTGTCGAACCTGGCGATGATTGTCGGCACGCTGGGCCTCATCGGGCTGCTCGTCTATTCGCCTGGGGCGTCGTGGGCCTTCTACGCGGTGGCCACGCTGGGCGTGCTGCTGGGCGTGTTGCTGGTCCTCCCCATCGGAGGCGCGGACATGCCGGTGGTCATCTGCTTGCTCAACTCCTACGCGGGCCTGGCGGCCTCGGCGACGGGGTTCGCGCTGGACAACAACGTGCTCATCATCTGCGGCGCGCTGGATGGCTTCTCCGGCTTCCTGCTCGGCATGATGATGTCCAAGGCGATGAACCGCTCGTTCTCCAACGTGCTGTTCGGCGCGTTCGGCGCGGTGCCGGAAGGCAAGGCCGTCATGGAGGGCGCGGCGCCGTCGGGCCCGGCGCCGAACGTGGGCAGCGTGGAGGAGGCCGCGGAGGTGCTGCGCGCGGCGCGCTCCGTCATCGTCGTGCCGGGCTACGGCATGGCCGTGTCGCAGGCACAGCACGCGGTGAGAGACCTGGCCAACGTGCTCCAGGCCAACGGCTGTGACGTGCGCTACGCCATCCACCCGGTGGCGGGCCGCATGCCGGGACACATGAACGTGCTGCTCGCGGAAGCCAACGTCCCGTATGACCACCTGTTCGACCTGGACGTCATCAACGACGACTTCACCGCCACCGACGTGGCGCTCGTGGTGGGGGCCAACGACGTCGTCAATCCCGCCGCGCGCTCCAACCAGAGCAGCCCCATCTACGGCATGCCCATCCTCTCCGCCGACATGGCGAAGACATGCGTCGTGCTCAAGCGCTCCCTCAACGCGGGCTTCGCCGGCATCGAGAACGAGCTCTTCGTGCGCTCCAACACGATGATGGTGCTGGGCGACGCGAAGAAGACGCTGATGCAGTTCACCTCCGCCCTCAAGGAATAG
- a CDS encoding type VI secretion system protein IglI family protein, translating to MADAALSVPPYDGTYLEEPLEGTPPEASSDGEPDPRVEAVTEAVAGGDYATAARSAEALLREGMHDTRLVGPYLFGSFQEQGLFAMPGLFRSLLQVLTVSRDAFGPVAKRDIFLESGLRWLLRSVIKHIAHHEKKQDATWKRWCEADNREPIEEALPLAEPLLATLPGALPKNGCEEPFRNLAHWLRRHLETLPAPAPPAPVAPPTAAPTAARPEPKPDEVPAAKPEAAPRATMTAAPTPSVPGVPVSAPLALLIRKLEAFDRLVQEGAMPKAGVVAADVMATVERFDPRVYLPSLFTRFFAGLTSHAHSLEPYLHESESLPMRALEQLYRVDLDAFLALPSGEPSGEED from the coding sequence ATGGCTGACGCGGCCCTCAGCGTGCCGCCCTACGACGGCACCTACCTGGAAGAGCCCCTGGAGGGCACGCCCCCCGAGGCATCCTCGGACGGAGAGCCCGACCCTCGCGTGGAGGCCGTCACGGAGGCCGTCGCGGGAGGCGACTACGCCACCGCCGCCCGGAGCGCGGAGGCCCTGCTGAGAGAGGGAATGCACGACACGCGGCTCGTCGGCCCCTACCTCTTCGGTTCGTTCCAGGAGCAGGGCCTGTTCGCGATGCCGGGCTTGTTCCGCTCGCTCCTCCAGGTGCTCACCGTCAGCCGGGATGCGTTCGGCCCCGTGGCCAAGCGCGACATCTTCCTGGAGAGCGGCCTGCGCTGGCTGCTGCGGTCGGTCATCAAGCACATCGCCCACCACGAGAAGAAGCAGGACGCGACGTGGAAGCGCTGGTGCGAGGCCGACAACCGAGAGCCCATCGAAGAGGCGCTGCCCCTGGCCGAGCCCCTCCTCGCCACGCTTCCCGGTGCCCTCCCCAAGAACGGCTGCGAGGAGCCCTTCCGCAACCTCGCCCACTGGCTGCGCCGCCACCTCGAGACCCTTCCGGCGCCCGCCCCTCCCGCACCCGTCGCCCCACCCACCGCGGCGCCCACCGCGGCCAGGCCCGAGCCCAAGCCCGACGAAGTCCCCGCCGCGAAGCCAGAGGCCGCGCCTCGCGCCACCATGACGGCCGCCCCTACTCCCTCGGTTCCGGGCGTGCCCGTCTCCGCGCCGCTCGCGCTGCTCATCCGCAAGCTGGAGGCCTTCGACCGGCTGGTCCAGGAAGGCGCCATGCCCAAGGCGGGCGTGGTGGCGGCGGATGTCATGGCCACCGTGGAGCGCTTCGACCCGCGCGTCTACCTGCCCTCGCTCTTCACGCGCTTCTTCGCCGGCCTCACCAGCCACGCGCACTCGTTGGAACCATATCTGCATGAGAGCGAGTCGCTGCCCATGCGAGCCCTGGAGCAGCTCTACCGCGTGGACCTGGACGCGTTCCTGGCCCTGCCCTCGGGCGAACCCTCGGGAGAGGAGGACTGA
- a CDS encoding AMP-binding protein produces the protein MPFDLRDILLRQNDPTPADGGIPPWLRESWNDPEGFIAALAQHHAGRGAATPKSRPGQHFDFFHDLAVRHADSTAPAFRAWDAARGWLPLSYRELGDRASRRATEWAAQGVKPGAKVALVHGLGPELLVSLMASLKLGACISLLPPTGTLFLSRRLALLEPQHLSAEPHQVPLLKGFEQLLLRSRGDAAPSFTSHTYRPNDTVALLFSPLVSPPDTPVALSAERAWTSALRDGLLTYGLGTGDLFAAPGLHFLQHQPALLFATLLRGATYLHMEPADVERAPTRLTEQPLRTLGVSAALRTALSRAQRGPLRGVAHWFRGAEDALDWESWRDWLRQSELGKVPHTHVLIDAAEGGAVLVSRRHTEELHTGIAPAPGRAWALKDLNLSGQEAASDTGVFTPLPDKGRPPGYVILARQGEQYLFAGTRDARRSGRVYPSSEVVEALADLPFVSGACVTTVPSGGTPGQSKHVLLVFTGAEDTEHFEREASPRRQALRHHLELRLGAEHLPDRVELFPLLPHRDKEGRVDEAWCRAQYATGALHQKSTDPLFQALTAVRERARESVRGTGDDERPGTR, from the coding sequence ATGCCCTTCGACCTCCGGGACATCCTCCTCCGCCAGAACGACCCCACCCCCGCAGACGGAGGCATTCCCCCGTGGCTCCGGGAGAGCTGGAACGACCCCGAGGGCTTCATCGCCGCGCTCGCGCAGCACCACGCGGGCCGTGGCGCCGCGACACCCAAGAGCCGCCCCGGCCAGCATTTCGATTTCTTTCACGACCTGGCCGTCCGCCACGCCGACTCCACCGCGCCGGCCTTCCGCGCCTGGGACGCCGCGCGGGGCTGGCTGCCCCTGAGCTACCGGGAGCTCGGAGACCGCGCCTCCCGTCGCGCCACTGAGTGGGCGGCGCAAGGGGTCAAACCGGGCGCGAAGGTCGCGCTCGTCCATGGCCTGGGGCCGGAGCTGCTCGTCTCCCTCATGGCCTCGCTGAAGCTGGGCGCATGCATCAGCCTGCTGCCTCCCACCGGCACCCTGTTCCTGTCACGCAGGCTCGCGCTGCTGGAGCCGCAGCACCTCTCCGCCGAGCCCCATCAAGTCCCGCTCCTCAAGGGCTTCGAGCAGCTCCTCCTGCGCTCTCGAGGGGACGCGGCGCCATCCTTCACCTCGCACACGTACCGGCCCAACGACACGGTGGCCCTGCTGTTCTCGCCGCTCGTCTCTCCCCCGGACACGCCCGTGGCGCTCTCCGCCGAACGCGCGTGGACCAGCGCGCTGCGAGACGGCCTGCTCACCTACGGCCTGGGCACGGGCGACCTCTTCGCCGCGCCCGGCCTGCACTTCCTCCAGCACCAACCGGCGCTCCTCTTCGCCACCCTGCTTCGCGGCGCGACCTATCTCCACATGGAGCCCGCCGACGTGGAGCGCGCCCCCACCCGCCTCACCGAGCAGCCCCTGCGCACGCTGGGCGTCAGCGCCGCCCTGCGGACCGCCCTGTCTCGCGCGCAGCGGGGGCCGCTGCGCGGCGTGGCCCACTGGTTCCGCGGCGCCGAGGATGCTCTTGACTGGGAGTCCTGGCGGGACTGGCTCCGACAGAGCGAGCTGGGCAAGGTGCCGCACACCCACGTGCTCATCGACGCGGCGGAGGGAGGCGCGGTGCTCGTGTCGCGGCGGCACACGGAGGAGCTGCACACGGGCATCGCGCCCGCGCCAGGGCGGGCCTGGGCCCTCAAGGACCTCAACCTCAGCGGTCAGGAAGCCGCGAGTGATACAGGGGTGTTCACCCCGCTGCCCGACAAGGGGCGGCCCCCGGGCTACGTCATCCTCGCGCGACAGGGAGAGCAGTACCTCTTCGCGGGGACTCGCGACGCACGGCGCTCGGGCCGCGTCTATCCCTCCTCCGAGGTCGTCGAGGCGCTCGCCGACCTCCCCTTCGTCTCGGGGGCGTGCGTCACCACCGTTCCCTCGGGAGGCACGCCGGGCCAGTCCAAGCACGTGCTGCTCGTCTTCACGGGCGCCGAGGACACGGAGCACTTCGAGCGCGAAGCCAGCCCTCGCCGCCAGGCGCTCCGCCACCACCTGGAGCTCCGCCTGGGCGCCGAGCACCTGCCGGACCGCGTCGAGCTCTTTCCGCTCCTGCCACACCGGGACAAGGAAGGACGCGTCGACGAAGCGTGGTGCCGCGCCCAGTACGCCACGGGCGCGCTGCACCAGAAGTCCACCGATCCGCTGTTCCAGGCGCTCACCGCGGTGAGGGAGCGCGCCCGGGAGAGCGTCCGCGGCACCGGCGACGACGAGCGCCCCGGCACGCGCTAG